Proteins encoded by one window of Ramlibacter tataouinensis:
- a CDS encoding IPT/TIG domain-containing protein, translating to MTDSHGRSRLHAGRILSTLAACLSLAMAMAGCGGSDTVPTRDARSPAGAPAPAPAAPTITAVPPGIGSTSGGDTVTLTGAGLSGATAVRLGTSLATGITVVSDTQLTLTAPPHSAGMVDVSVMTAHGIGTMAGAFSYRMAGLIFTLTGTGAALGARAAMAARRSPLRSTGPPAWHSMPPATC from the coding sequence ATGACCGACTCCCACGGACGTTCCCGGCTGCACGCTGGCCGCATCCTCTCGACCCTTGCCGCCTGCCTGTCCCTGGCAATGGCCATGGCCGGATGCGGCGGGAGCGACACCGTGCCGACGAGGGACGCCCGCAGCCCCGCCGGCGCACCTGCGCCGGCCCCCGCGGCGCCGACCATTACGGCGGTCCCGCCGGGCATCGGCTCCACCAGCGGCGGTGACACCGTCACCCTCACGGGCGCAGGCCTGAGCGGCGCGACGGCGGTGCGCTTGGGCACCAGCCTCGCCACCGGCATCACGGTGGTCAGCGACACCCAGCTGACCCTGACCGCCCCGCCGCACAGTGCTGGCATGGTGGACGTGAGCGTCATGACCGCGCACGGCATCGGCACGATGGCTGGCGCGTTCAGCTACCGGATGGCCGGCCTGATCTTCACCCTGACCGGCACCGGGGCCGCGCTGGGGGCTCGAGCGGCGATGGCGGCCCGCCGCTCGCCGCTGCGATCGACGGGCCCACCGGCCTGGCATTCAATGCCGCCGGCAACCTGCTGA
- a CDS encoding putative bifunctional diguanylate cyclase/phosphodiesterase — translation MIELLSRAEAAVRRVRALQPARPPAGQPLTPGQLAMLHAATLLPADEPQRLAELRDVSLLDTEADEEYDSLVQLAAAVCGTPMAALTFVDATRQWYRARVGIPVADAPREAGFCARAILVEDTLLEVPDAAAASWFDPFLHGPASRPVRFYAGVPLRTREGSAIGTLCVMDEVARHLTVSQRQALERLGRALCSQLGLRRQLRRATQTDRLTGLPNWLHFESQFESAHPREGVVCFVRLKALSQISTAHGFRVADALVQQAATRLRALAEEGAFVGRIKRGLFLLFFPDMAPAAFTSLQAPRLAAQLQAPYTVNELTLVCPLHLGFAAYPRDGATLDEVVNAADNALQLAIERDEPAAFFDRHVDTAASTHYRLEPQLRAALARDEFVNYYQPKVEVASGRIVGVEALIRWIHPQRGLVPPAEFVPALEATGLIREVGRHVLQRAAADWQRWHDAGLPAPRIAINVAAAQLRDGEFIGDLQAALARVGGQAAALGIEVTESVLIRNMERATAVLSQVRAMGLPVAIDDFGTGYSSLAYIVTLPVDEVKIDRSFVARIATDAAYRGLVGTCVGLARNLSLRVVAEGVENEAQARELLALKCDQAQGYLYSPPVPAGDIVGMLAHRALPA, via the coding sequence GTGATCGAGCTGCTCTCGCGCGCCGAAGCCGCCGTGAGGCGGGTGCGCGCGCTCCAGCCGGCCCGGCCGCCAGCAGGCCAGCCGCTCACGCCCGGGCAACTCGCCATGCTGCATGCGGCGACGCTGCTGCCGGCCGACGAGCCGCAGCGGCTGGCGGAGTTGCGCGACGTTTCCCTCCTCGACACCGAGGCCGACGAGGAGTACGACAGCCTGGTCCAGCTGGCCGCGGCCGTCTGCGGCACGCCGATGGCGGCGCTGACGTTCGTCGATGCCACGCGCCAGTGGTACAGGGCCCGCGTCGGCATCCCGGTGGCGGATGCCCCGAGGGAGGCCGGCTTCTGCGCCCGCGCCATCCTGGTCGAGGACACGCTGCTCGAGGTGCCGGATGCGGCGGCGGCCTCGTGGTTCGATCCCTTCCTGCACGGGCCGGCGTCGCGGCCGGTGCGCTTCTATGCCGGGGTGCCGCTGCGCACGCGCGAGGGCAGCGCGATCGGCACCCTGTGCGTCATGGACGAGGTGGCCCGGCACCTGACGGTGTCGCAGCGGCAGGCGCTGGAGCGCCTGGGCCGCGCCCTGTGCTCGCAGCTCGGCCTGCGCCGCCAGCTGCGGCGGGCCACCCAGACCGACCGGCTGACCGGCCTGCCCAACTGGCTGCACTTCGAGTCGCAGTTCGAATCGGCGCATCCGCGCGAGGGGGTGGTCTGCTTCGTGCGGCTGAAGGCGCTCAGCCAGATCAGCACCGCCCACGGCTTCCGGGTCGCGGATGCGCTGGTGCAGCAGGCCGCGACCCGGTTGCGCGCCCTCGCCGAGGAAGGGGCTTTCGTCGGGCGCATCAAGCGTGGGCTGTTCCTGCTGTTCTTTCCCGACATGGCGCCGGCCGCCTTCACGAGCCTGCAGGCGCCCCGGCTCGCGGCCCAGCTGCAGGCGCCGTACACGGTCAACGAGCTGACCCTGGTGTGCCCGCTGCACCTGGGCTTCGCGGCGTACCCGCGCGACGGCGCCACGCTGGACGAGGTCGTCAACGCGGCCGACAACGCCCTGCAGCTGGCGATCGAGCGCGACGAGCCGGCGGCCTTCTTCGACCGCCACGTCGACACCGCCGCCAGCACCCACTACCGGCTGGAACCGCAGCTTCGCGCTGCCCTGGCGCGGGACGAGTTCGTCAACTACTACCAGCCCAAGGTCGAGGTGGCGAGCGGACGCATCGTCGGCGTGGAGGCGCTGATCCGCTGGATCCACCCCCAGCGTGGGCTGGTGCCGCCGGCCGAATTCGTGCCGGCGCTGGAGGCCACGGGTCTGATCCGCGAGGTCGGCCGCCACGTCCTGCAGCGCGCGGCGGCCGACTGGCAGCGCTGGCACGACGCCGGCTTGCCGGCCCCACGCATCGCCATCAACGTCGCGGCGGCCCAGTTGCGCGACGGCGAGTTCATCGGGGACCTGCAAGCCGCGCTGGCGCGGGTCGGCGGGCAGGCCGCGGCTCTGGGCATCGAGGTGACCGAGAGCGTGCTGATCCGCAACATGGAGCGGGCCACGGCCGTGCTCAGCCAGGTGAGGGCGATGGGGCTGCCGGTGGCGATCGACGACTTCGGCACCGGCTACTCCTCGCTGGCCTACATCGTGACGCTGCCGGTCGACGAGGTGAAGATCGACCGCTCCTTCGTCGCCCGGATCGCCACCGACGCGGCCTACCGCGGGCTGGTGGGCACCTGCGTCGGCCTGGCGCGCAACCTCAGCCTGCGGGTGGTGGCCGAAGGGGTGGAGAACGAGGCCCAGGCCCGGGAGCTGCTGGCGCTCAAGTGCGACCAGGCCCAGGGCTACCTGTACAGCCCGCCGGTGCCGGCCGGCGACATCGTCGGCATGCTGGCCCACCGTGCGCTGCCCGCCTGA
- a CDS encoding bifunctional diguanylate cyclase/phosphodiesterase, with amino-acid sequence MPLTEPTLDDSVVPMLERAACIGVWRLRLDGGELYWSDQLAAIHGQPAGYAPPAQEACRHYAAGFQPRMEALLEACSTEGTPFDEEAQIALPDGRRSWVRSLGEALRDGEGRIVAVQGAVQEIAPRGLRPGTLLRMGAALASGDAFVTVDANGQYSYLNEQAERLLGAASPQLLGRRFWNSFQKTVRLRLEEQFRSACSRGVRLEFEELDARLAQWFEVRGFPFADGMALHLRDVTSRRKAQQQLRLLEGSIARLNDIVIITEAGPFSEPGPRIVFVNDAFERRTGYMREEVIGRSPRLLQGPNTPRPALDRIRAAMEEWRPARVDLVNYKKNGEPFWVDLDVSPVWDKERKLTHWVAVGRDVTERKLAEEKIQHLAFYDPLTKLPNRQLLMDRLHAALNDPARPREGALMFIDLDNFKVLNDTLGHQKGDLLLQLVAERLRACVAKGDTVARLGGDEFVILLENRGDKPMDPATGAHAVADRILAALGEPYVLPGYLHHSTCSIGVTLFSRSDRTVSELLKQADLAMYQAKSSGRNAVCFFDPEMQAVVSANAALAADMRQAWRENQFHIEYQPQVDVEGRMIGVEALLRWHHPLRGVVPPEQFISAAEETSLIIPIGRWVLDQACAQIAQWEQRPGRAHLSIAVNVSVRQFRHPEFVDEVMQAIGQSGIQPHKLKLELTESLLADGIEVTVAKMGSLKEMGVALSLDDFGIGYSSLSYLKRLPLDQLKIDREFVKDILTDANDAAIARTVIGLAHSLDLDVIAEGVETPEQRDFLARQGCLSYQGYLYSRPLPIEALEVFMDRLSTPEAEPA; translated from the coding sequence ATGCCCTTGACCGAACCGACGCTGGACGACAGCGTGGTGCCCATGCTGGAGCGCGCCGCATGCATCGGCGTGTGGCGGCTGCGGCTGGACGGCGGCGAGCTGTACTGGTCGGACCAGCTGGCCGCCATCCATGGCCAGCCGGCCGGCTACGCGCCGCCGGCGCAGGAGGCCTGCCGCCACTACGCGGCGGGCTTCCAGCCGCGCATGGAGGCGTTGCTCGAGGCCTGCTCGACCGAGGGCACGCCGTTCGACGAGGAAGCGCAGATCGCGCTGCCCGACGGGCGCCGATCCTGGGTGCGCTCGCTGGGCGAGGCCCTGCGCGACGGCGAAGGCCGCATCGTCGCGGTGCAGGGCGCGGTGCAGGAGATCGCCCCGCGCGGGCTGCGGCCGGGCACGCTGCTGCGCATGGGCGCCGCGCTGGCCAGCGGCGATGCCTTCGTCACCGTCGATGCCAACGGGCAGTACAGCTACCTCAACGAGCAGGCCGAGCGCCTGCTGGGGGCGGCCAGCCCGCAGCTGCTCGGCCGCCGGTTCTGGAACTCGTTCCAGAAGACGGTCCGCCTGCGCCTGGAAGAGCAGTTCCGCAGCGCCTGCTCGCGCGGCGTCAGGCTGGAATTCGAGGAGCTCGATGCGCGCCTGGCGCAGTGGTTCGAGGTGCGCGGCTTCCCGTTCGCCGACGGCATGGCGCTGCACCTGCGCGATGTCACCAGCCGCCGCAAGGCGCAGCAGCAACTGCGCCTGCTGGAAGGCAGCATCGCGCGCCTGAACGACATCGTCATCATCACCGAGGCCGGACCCTTCAGCGAACCCGGCCCGCGCATCGTGTTCGTCAACGACGCCTTCGAGCGGCGCACCGGCTACATGCGCGAGGAGGTGATCGGCCGCTCGCCCCGGCTGCTGCAGGGGCCCAACACGCCGCGCCCGGCACTGGACCGCATCCGCGCCGCGATGGAGGAATGGCGTCCGGCCCGGGTGGACCTGGTGAACTACAAGAAGAACGGCGAGCCGTTCTGGGTCGACCTGGACGTCTCGCCGGTGTGGGACAAGGAGCGCAAGCTCACCCATTGGGTGGCGGTCGGCCGCGACGTCACCGAGCGCAAGCTGGCCGAGGAGAAGATCCAGCACCTGGCCTTCTACGACCCGCTGACCAAGCTGCCCAACCGGCAGCTGCTGATGGACCGGCTCCATGCCGCGCTCAACGACCCGGCGCGGCCGCGCGAAGGCGCGCTGATGTTCATCGACCTCGACAACTTCAAGGTCCTCAACGACACGCTGGGCCACCAGAAGGGTGACCTGCTGCTGCAGCTGGTGGCCGAGCGCCTGCGCGCCTGCGTGGCCAAGGGCGACACGGTGGCGCGGCTGGGCGGCGACGAGTTCGTGATCCTGCTGGAAAACCGCGGCGACAAGCCGATGGACCCGGCCACAGGCGCGCACGCGGTGGCCGACCGGATCCTGGCCGCGCTGGGCGAACCCTACGTGCTGCCCGGGTACCTGCACCACAGCACCTGCAGCATCGGCGTGACCCTGTTCAGCCGCAGCGACCGCACCGTCAGCGAGCTGCTCAAGCAGGCCGACCTGGCGATGTACCAGGCCAAGAGCTCGGGCCGCAACGCGGTGTGCTTCTTCGACCCCGAGATGCAGGCGGTGGTCAGCGCCAACGCGGCACTGGCGGCCGACATGCGGCAGGCCTGGCGCGAGAACCAGTTCCACATCGAGTACCAGCCGCAGGTGGATGTCGAGGGCCGCATGATCGGCGTCGAGGCGCTGCTGCGCTGGCACCACCCGCTGCGCGGCGTGGTGCCGCCCGAGCAGTTCATTTCCGCCGCGGAGGAGACCTCGCTGATCATCCCGATCGGGCGCTGGGTGCTGGACCAGGCCTGCGCCCAGATCGCGCAGTGGGAGCAGCGGCCCGGACGCGCGCACCTGAGCATCGCCGTCAACGTCAGCGTGCGGCAGTTCCGCCACCCCGAGTTCGTCGATGAGGTGATGCAGGCCATCGGGCAGTCGGGCATCCAGCCGCACAAGCTCAAGCTGGAGCTGACCGAAAGCCTGCTGGCCGACGGCATCGAGGTGACCGTCGCCAAGATGGGCAGCCTCAAGGAGATGGGCGTGGCCCTGTCGCTGGACGACTTCGGCATCGGCTACTCGTCGCTCTCCTACCTCAAGCGGCTGCCGCTGGACCAGCTCAAGATCGACCGCGAGTTCGTCAAGGACATCCTGACCGACGCCAACGACGCAGCCATCGCCCGCACCGTGATCGGGCTGGCCCACAGCCTGGACCTGGACGTGATCGCCGAAGGGGTGGAGACGCCGGAGCAGCGCGACTTCCTGGCCCGGCAGGGCTGCCTGTCCTACCAGGGCTACCTGTACTCGCGCCCGCTTCCGATCGAGGCGCTGGAAGTCTTCATGGACCGGCTCTCGACGCCGGAAGCCGAGCCCGCCTGA
- the greB gene encoding transcription elongation factor GreB: MSKAFTRESEAADVDDDEALPPLPPGGRNYITPQGYARLRAELLQLIDDERPKVVEVVHWAAGNGDRSENGDYLYGKKRLREIDRRIRFLTRRLEIAEVTDPSLHHGGTQVFFGATVTYAEPSGAERTVTILGIDEADSAQGQVSWISPIARALLKAHEGDVVRLVTPAGAQEIEVLEVRYAAPQSGA; the protein is encoded by the coding sequence ATGAGCAAGGCGTTCACGCGCGAGAGCGAAGCCGCCGACGTCGACGACGACGAAGCACTGCCCCCGTTGCCGCCGGGCGGTCGCAACTACATCACCCCGCAGGGTTATGCGCGCCTGCGGGCGGAGCTGCTGCAGCTGATCGACGACGAGCGGCCCAAGGTGGTGGAGGTCGTGCACTGGGCGGCCGGCAACGGCGACCGCTCCGAGAACGGCGACTACCTGTATGGCAAGAAGCGCCTGCGCGAGATCGACCGCCGCATCCGCTTCCTCACCCGGCGCCTGGAGATCGCCGAAGTCACCGACCCCTCGCTGCACCACGGCGGCACCCAGGTCTTCTTCGGCGCCACCGTGACCTACGCCGAGCCGTCCGGCGCCGAGCGCACGGTCACCATCCTGGGCATCGACGAGGCCGACAGCGCCCAGGGGCAGGTGAGCTGGATCTCGCCGATCGCCCGCGCGCTGCTCAAGGCGCACGAAGGCGACGTGGTCCGGCTGGTGACGCCGGCGGGCGCGCAGGAGATCGAGGTGCTGGAGGTGCGCTACGCGGCGCCGCAGTCAGGCGCCTGA
- a CDS encoding RelA/SpoT family protein, translating into MSAVLPSAGKGQRAGAALPSPAAANAAAASFAALMARLDYLEPADVEQVRQAYRFADEAHLGQIRASGEPYITHPIAVAAKCAEWKLDVQALMAALLHDSIEDCGVTKPELVERFGMPVAELVDGLTKLDKLQFDTREESQAESFRKMLLAMARDVRVILIKLADRTHNMRTLEDVPREKWGRISRETLDIYAPIAHRLGLNLTYRELQELAFRYLMPWRHGVLDKAVAKARSRRRDLIQKVQREVESAFEQAGMQVRIAGREKTIYSIYRKMDEKHLSFAQVTDIYGFRVIVPTVTDCYTALGILHQMYKPVPGRFKDHIAIPKVNGYQSLHTTLVGPSGVNVEFQMRTEGMHVVAESGVAAHWLYKASHPDGDGSDRLGTKWLQSLLDIQHETRDAAEFWDHVKIDLFPDAVYVFTPKSQILAMPRGATVVDFAYAIHSDVGDHTVAAKINGLQVPLRTELNNGDVVEVVTAPFSTPNPAWLGFVRTGRARSKIRHHLKSLAQVESQELGEKLLTQALRAEGIERLPADDDEHRPIWDKLLRFTGSKSRAELLTDLGLGKRIAGIVAKRLMTLMGELGQRPDTLLITRERYTAHENVSQGSVVLDGSENASVQFAACCRPVPGDAIVGYLGRGEGLVVHLEDCAVARRLQHKDAERFIGVDWSDEPVRPFETAILVTVANGKGALARVASALASVEADITHVDMDDQRDQDATDLRFLVAVRDRAHLDAVMRTLKRTPSVMRAQRMRAGQSGA; encoded by the coding sequence ATGAGTGCCGTGCTCCCCTCCGCCGGCAAAGGCCAGCGCGCCGGGGCGGCGCTGCCCAGCCCCGCAGCCGCCAACGCAGCGGCCGCCAGTTTCGCGGCGCTGATGGCGCGGCTCGACTACCTCGAGCCCGCCGACGTCGAGCAGGTCCGCCAGGCCTATCGCTTCGCCGACGAAGCCCACCTGGGGCAGATCCGCGCCAGCGGCGAACCGTACATCACCCACCCGATCGCGGTGGCGGCCAAGTGCGCCGAGTGGAAGCTCGATGTCCAGGCGCTGATGGCGGCGCTGCTGCACGATTCGATCGAGGACTGCGGCGTCACCAAGCCCGAACTGGTGGAGCGCTTCGGCATGCCGGTCGCCGAGCTGGTGGACGGCCTGACCAAGCTCGACAAGCTGCAGTTCGACACCCGCGAGGAAAGCCAGGCCGAGTCCTTCCGCAAGATGCTGCTGGCCATGGCGCGCGACGTGCGCGTCATCCTGATCAAGCTGGCCGACCGCACCCACAACATGCGCACGCTGGAAGACGTGCCGCGCGAGAAGTGGGGCCGCATCTCGCGCGAGACGCTGGACATCTACGCGCCCATCGCCCACCGGCTGGGCCTGAACCTGACCTACCGCGAGCTGCAGGAGCTGGCCTTCCGCTACCTGATGCCGTGGCGCCATGGCGTGCTGGACAAGGCCGTGGCCAAGGCCCGCAGCCGGCGGCGCGACCTGATCCAGAAGGTGCAGCGCGAGGTCGAATCGGCGTTCGAGCAGGCCGGCATGCAGGTGCGCATCGCCGGGCGCGAGAAGACCATCTACTCGATCTACCGCAAGATGGACGAGAAGCACCTGTCGTTCGCGCAGGTGACCGACATCTACGGCTTCCGCGTCATCGTGCCCACGGTGACCGACTGCTACACGGCCCTGGGCATCCTGCACCAGATGTACAAGCCGGTGCCGGGCCGCTTCAAGGACCACATCGCCATCCCCAAGGTCAACGGCTACCAGTCGCTGCACACGACGCTGGTCGGTCCCTCGGGCGTGAACGTGGAGTTCCAGATGCGCACCGAGGGCATGCACGTGGTGGCCGAGTCGGGCGTGGCCGCCCACTGGCTGTACAAGGCCAGCCACCCGGACGGCGACGGCTCCGACCGGCTGGGCACCAAGTGGCTGCAGTCGCTGCTGGACATCCAGCACGAGACCCGCGATGCCGCCGAGTTCTGGGACCACGTCAAGATCGACCTGTTCCCCGATGCGGTCTATGTGTTCACGCCCAAGAGCCAGATCCTGGCCATGCCGCGCGGTGCCACGGTGGTCGACTTCGCCTACGCCATCCACAGCGACGTGGGCGACCACACGGTGGCCGCCAAGATCAACGGCCTGCAGGTGCCGCTGCGCACCGAGCTGAACAACGGCGACGTGGTGGAGGTGGTGACGGCGCCGTTCTCCACGCCCAACCCGGCCTGGCTGGGGTTCGTGCGCACCGGCCGTGCGCGCTCGAAGATCCGCCACCACCTGAAGTCGCTGGCCCAGGTCGAGTCGCAGGAGCTGGGCGAGAAGCTGCTCACCCAGGCGCTGCGCGCCGAGGGCATCGAACGCCTGCCGGCCGACGACGACGAGCACCGCCCGATCTGGGACAAGCTGCTGCGCTTCACCGGCAGCAAGAGCCGGGCCGAGCTGCTGACCGACCTGGGCCTGGGCAAGCGCATCGCCGGCATCGTGGCCAAGCGCCTGATGACGCTGATGGGCGAGCTGGGCCAGCGGCCCGACACGCTGCTGATCACGCGCGAGCGCTACACGGCGCACGAGAACGTCTCGCAGGGCAGCGTCGTGCTCGACGGCAGCGAGAACGCCTCGGTGCAGTTCGCCGCCTGCTGCCGACCGGTTCCGGGCGACGCCATCGTCGGCTACCTGGGCCGCGGCGAGGGGCTGGTGGTGCACCTGGAGGACTGCGCGGTGGCGCGCCGGCTGCAGCACAAGGACGCCGAGCGCTTCATCGGGGTCGACTGGTCCGACGAGCCGGTGCGGCCGTTCGAGACCGCGATCCTGGTCACCGTGGCCAACGGCAAGGGGGCCCTGGCGCGGGTGGCTTCCGCGCTGGCCAGCGTGGAAGCCGACATCACCCACGTGGACATGGACGACCAGCGCGACCAGGACGCCACCGACCTGCGGTTCCTGGTGGCGGTGCGCGACCGCGCGCACCTGGATGCGGTGATGCGCACGCTCAAGCGCACGCCCTCGGTGATGCGCGCGCAGCGCATGCGCGCCGGGCAGTCAGGCGCCTGA
- the rpoZ gene encoding DNA-directed RNA polymerase subunit omega, with translation MARITVEDCLEKIPNRFQLVLAATYRARMLSQGHAPKIESKNKPGVTALREIADGKVGLEMLKKVPG, from the coding sequence ATGGCCCGCATCACCGTCGAAGACTGTCTGGAAAAGATCCCCAACCGCTTCCAGCTCGTGCTGGCCGCCACCTACCGCGCCCGCATGCTGAGCCAGGGCCACGCGCCCAAGATCGAGAGCAAGAACAAGCCCGGCGTCACTGCCCTGCGCGAGATCGCCGACGGCAAGGTCGGCCTGGAGATGCTGAAGAAGGTGCCCGGCTAA
- the gmk gene encoding guanylate kinase yields MDYPGNLFVVAAPSGAGKSSLVKALLELDSQVQPSVSHTTRAPRGQEKHGREYYFVSEQEFDAMVLAGTFVEWAFVHGRRYGTSKKAIEERIALGADVILEIDFQGALQIKRIFANAVLVFVLPPSWEELRSRLERRGEDSAETIELRLRNAAEEMAKAPEFDFVIINELFERALFDLKAIVHAQRLKYSAQRRARAETFKALNIP; encoded by the coding sequence ATGGACTACCCCGGCAACCTGTTCGTCGTCGCCGCCCCCAGCGGCGCCGGCAAGTCCAGCCTGGTCAAGGCCCTGCTGGAGCTCGATTCGCAGGTCCAGCCCTCGGTTTCGCACACCACGCGCGCGCCGCGCGGGCAGGAAAAGCACGGCCGCGAGTACTACTTCGTCTCCGAGCAGGAGTTCGACGCGATGGTGCTGGCCGGCACCTTCGTCGAGTGGGCGTTCGTCCACGGGCGCCGCTACGGCACCTCCAAGAAGGCGATCGAGGAGCGCATCGCCCTGGGCGCCGACGTGATCCTGGAGATCGACTTCCAGGGCGCCCTGCAGATCAAGCGCATCTTCGCCAACGCGGTGCTGGTGTTCGTGCTGCCCCCGAGCTGGGAGGAGCTGCGCTCGCGGCTGGAGCGGCGCGGCGAGGATTCGGCCGAGACCATCGAGCTGCGGCTGCGCAATGCGGCCGAGGAGATGGCCAAGGCCCCGGAATTCGACTTCGTTATAATCAATGAGCTTTTCGAACGAGCGCTGTTCGACCTCAAAGCCATCGTTCACGCCCAGCGGCTGAAGTATTCCGCCCAGCGCCGGGCCCGGGCCGAGACCTTCAAGGCCCTCAACATCCCCTGA
- a CDS encoding YicC/YloC family endoribonuclease, whose amino-acid sequence MPVYSMTGYASGQHSLAAGATAPDAKASAQGRLGLEIRSVNSRFLDLSLRLSEDLRQHEPALRELLQGRLKRGKVELRAGLESTQADAVREPTARLLQRLAALQDTVRTWLPDARALSVADVLRLGAGEDAPHADPGPALQALAKQALDDLLAAREREGARLAAMLLGHLAQLRGLAEQARPLVPQLVEQQRARFLERWNEAMGLAEGTASPEAAQDRALTEATAFAIRIDVAEELTRLAAHLDEIERLVTKGGEIGKRLDFLIQELHREANTLGSKSAALELTRISVDMKVLIEQMREQVQNIE is encoded by the coding sequence ATGCCAGTTTACAGCATGACCGGTTACGCAAGCGGGCAGCACAGCCTGGCCGCGGGCGCGACCGCCCCCGACGCCAAGGCGTCGGCACAAGGCCGCCTCGGGCTCGAGATCCGGTCGGTCAACAGCCGCTTCCTCGACCTGTCGCTGCGCCTGTCCGAAGACCTGCGCCAGCACGAACCGGCGTTGCGCGAGCTGCTGCAGGGCCGCCTCAAGCGCGGCAAGGTGGAGCTGCGCGCCGGCCTCGAATCGACCCAGGCCGATGCCGTGCGCGAGCCGACCGCCCGCCTGCTGCAGCGGCTGGCCGCGCTGCAGGACACGGTGCGCACCTGGCTGCCCGATGCGCGGGCGCTGAGCGTGGCCGACGTGCTGCGCCTGGGCGCCGGCGAGGACGCGCCGCACGCCGACCCCGGCCCGGCCCTGCAGGCGCTGGCGAAGCAGGCGCTCGACGACCTGCTGGCCGCACGGGAGCGCGAAGGCGCCCGCCTGGCCGCCATGCTCCTGGGCCACCTGGCGCAGCTGCGCGGGCTGGCCGAGCAGGCCCGCCCGCTGGTGCCGCAGCTGGTGGAGCAGCAGCGCGCCCGCTTCCTGGAACGCTGGAACGAGGCCATGGGCCTGGCCGAAGGCACGGCCTCGCCGGAAGCCGCCCAGGACCGCGCCCTGACGGAGGCGACCGCGTTCGCCATCCGCATCGACGTGGCCGAGGAACTCACCCGGCTGGCCGCCCACCTGGACGAGATCGAGCGCCTGGTCACCAAGGGCGGCGAGATCGGCAAGCGGCTGGATTTCCTGATCCAGGAGCTGCACCGGGAGGCCAATACGCTGGGCTCCAAGTCGGCCGCGCTGGAGCTGACGCGCATCTCGGTGGACATGAAGGTCCTGATCGAGCAGATGCGCGAGCAGGTGCAGAACATCGAGTGA
- a CDS encoding serine/threonine protein kinase — translation MSKVKPAPLPPDTVIGGYRVVRKLSAGGFGVVYLAVDSEGQQVAIKEYLPASLATRAPGELLPQVQPEKLSLYRLGLKSFFEEGRSLAQISHASVVSVLNFFRENETVYMVMNYLEGATLQDFIITARELKKQKVFRESTIRSLFDEILRGLRIVHQHKMLHLDIKPANIFITDDNKAVMIDFGAAREVLSKEGNFIRPMYTPGFAAPEMYRRDSSMGPWTDIYAIGACIYACMQGYPPNDAPQRLEKDRLALALSRLRGVYSDNLIEVVEWCMSLDPLSRPQSVFALQKELSREGERRYTKLTVGEKVRLQFDNMVADSKKGLRRATGAARLK, via the coding sequence ATGTCAAAGGTCAAGCCGGCGCCCCTGCCGCCGGATACGGTCATCGGGGGCTATCGCGTGGTGCGCAAGCTCTCCGCCGGCGGCTTTGGCGTCGTCTACCTCGCTGTCGACAGCGAGGGCCAGCAGGTCGCCATCAAGGAATACCTCCCGGCCTCGCTGGCCACCCGCGCCCCGGGCGAGCTGCTGCCCCAGGTGCAGCCCGAGAAGCTGTCGCTGTACCGCCTGGGCCTCAAGAGCTTCTTCGAGGAAGGCCGCTCGCTGGCGCAGATCTCGCACGCCTCGGTGGTCAGCGTGCTGAACTTCTTCCGCGAGAACGAGACCGTCTACATGGTGATGAACTACCTGGAGGGCGCGACCCTGCAGGACTTCATCATCACCGCGCGCGAGCTGAAGAAGCAGAAGGTGTTCCGCGAGTCCACCATCCGCTCGCTGTTCGACGAGATCCTGCGCGGCCTGCGCATCGTGCACCAGCACAAGATGCTGCACCTGGACATCAAGCCGGCCAACATCTTCATCACCGACGACAACAAGGCGGTGATGATCGACTTCGGCGCCGCCCGCGAGGTGCTGTCCAAGGAAGGCAACTTCATCCGGCCGATGTACACGCCCGGCTTCGCCGCGCCCGAGATGTACCGGCGCGATTCGTCGATGGGCCCGTGGACCGACATCTACGCCATCGGCGCCTGCATCTACGCCTGCATGCAGGGCTACCCGCCCAACGACGCGCCGCAGCGGCTCGAGAAGGACCGCCTGGCGCTGGCCTTGTCGCGCCTGCGCGGCGTCTACTCCGACAACCTGATCGAGGTGGTGGAATGGTGCATGTCGCTCGACCCGCTGTCCCGCCCGCAGTCGGTGTTCGCGCTGCAGAAGGAACTGAGCCGCGAGGGCGAGCGGCGCTACACCAAGCTGACGGTGGGCGAGAAGGTGCGCCTGCAGTTCGACAACATGGTGGCGGACTCGAAGAAGGGCTTGCGCCGCGCCACCGGCGCGGCCAGGCTGAAGTGA